One Owenweeksia hongkongensis DSM 17368 genomic region harbors:
- a CDS encoding (3R)-hydroxymyristoyl-ACP dehydratase → MLIQDFYKHISTNTVAENQYEVTVHLNPNSAVYAGHFPDQPIAPGVVLTQMVKEISNDILGKSWILREASQIKFLAMVDPNKTSQLTLDLVLQPEENSCKIKCVAKDAETSYFKLIGTLS, encoded by the coding sequence ATGTTGATACAAGATTTTTACAAGCATATTTCTACCAACACTGTTGCAGAAAACCAATACGAGGTTACGGTTCATCTAAACCCAAATAGCGCTGTGTATGCAGGTCACTTTCCTGACCAGCCTATCGCTCCAGGAGTTGTTTTGACTCAAATGGTAAAGGAAATCAGTAACGATATTTTAGGCAAAAGCTGGATTCTTAGAGAAGCTTCACAGATAAAATTTCTAGCTATGGTTGACCCAAATAAAACCAGTCAGCTAACCTTGGATTTGGTGCTTCAACCCGAAGAAAACAGCTGTAAAATAAAGTGTGTGGCCAAAGATGCCGAAACCAGTTACTTCAAATTAATTGGAACACTTAGCTGA
- a CDS encoding phosphopantetheine-binding protein — protein sequence MENLEANLKAQIIEQLNLEELELQDFGNETPLFGDEGIGLDSIDALELIVLMEKDYNLKIANPEDGSKIFQTVNTMAEFIRANQ from the coding sequence ATGGAAAATTTAGAAGCAAACCTGAAGGCTCAAATCATTGAGCAACTGAATCTTGAAGAACTAGAGCTTCAGGACTTTGGCAATGAAACTCCCCTATTTGGTGATGAAGGCATCGGTCTCGATTCAATCGATGCGTTGGAGCTAATCGTACTCATGGAAAAGGATTACAATCTTAAAATTGCCAATCCAGAAGACGGAAGCAAGATCTTTCAAACGGTAAATACCATGGCCGAATTTATTCGCGCCAACCAGTAA
- a CDS encoding acyl carrier protein, protein MEREEIIETIKGFLVEEFEVEEDLIEPNANLKETLDLDSLDYVDLVVIIESHFGFKVTAEDFTDIHTFEDFYNFVNNRLNG, encoded by the coding sequence ATGGAAAGAGAAGAAATCATTGAAACAATAAAAGGATTTCTTGTGGAGGAGTTTGAAGTAGAGGAAGATCTTATTGAGCCAAATGCTAACCTAAAAGAAACCTTAGACCTAGATAGCCTTGATTATGTAGACCTTGTTGTTATAATCGAGAGTCACTTTGGTTTTAAGGTTACTGCTGAAGACTTTACTGATATTCACACTTTTGAAGATTTTTACAACTTTGTAAACAATCGCCTAAATGGCTGA
- a CDS encoding beta-ketoacyl-[acyl-carrier-protein] synthase family protein, with protein sequence MNRVVITGIGIHSCLGTDVNEVTESLHAGKSGIVFDQERKDFGFRSALTGAVPMPDLKGKLGRRDRIGLSEEAIYAYVATLQALEQAKMDEEFISKNEVGILYGNDSSAKAVMEAIDLIREKKDTTLLGSGSIFQSMNCTVSMNLSTIFKLKGINFTISAACASGSHAIGLGYHMIRSGMQEQIVCGGAQEVNMYAFGSFDGLGAFSIREDDPTKASRPFDKDRDGLIPSGGAATVILESYESAVKRGAPILGEIVGYGFSSNGEHISNPNLDGQVRALNMALKQQDTPVEDIKYINAHATSTGIGDKFEAQALHEVFHSTRPYVSSTKSMTGHECWMAGASEIVYSLLMMNNDFIAPNINFANPDEDSAKLNIATKTIEQKFDCFLSNSFGFGGTNSSLIIKKYKP encoded by the coding sequence ATGAATCGGGTAGTAATTACAGGTATTGGCATCCACTCTTGCCTTGGCACTGATGTAAATGAAGTGACCGAATCCCTGCACGCTGGAAAATCAGGAATTGTATTTGACCAGGAGCGCAAAGATTTTGGGTTTCGCTCTGCACTTACTGGGGCTGTGCCTATGCCTGACCTTAAAGGAAAACTTGGCCGCAGAGATCGAATAGGTCTTAGCGAAGAGGCTATTTATGCATACGTGGCCACTCTTCAAGCTTTGGAACAAGCCAAAATGGATGAAGAGTTTATTTCAAAAAATGAAGTAGGCATCCTTTACGGGAATGACAGTTCGGCCAAAGCCGTGATGGAGGCCATCGACCTTATTCGCGAAAAGAAAGACACTACCCTGTTAGGTTCGGGATCCATTTTTCAGTCAATGAACTGTACGGTTTCTATGAACCTGTCAACCATTTTCAAATTAAAAGGAATCAATTTTACGATAAGTGCTGCCTGTGCAAGTGGTTCTCACGCTATTGGCTTAGGCTATCACATGATTCGCTCAGGAATGCAAGAGCAAATTGTGTGTGGTGGGGCACAAGAAGTAAACATGTATGCTTTTGGTAGTTTTGATGGATTGGGAGCTTTTTCAATCCGCGAAGATGATCCAACAAAAGCCTCCCGCCCATTTGATAAAGACCGTGATGGTCTAATTCCAAGTGGAGGTGCAGCAACCGTAATTTTAGAATCGTACGAATCTGCAGTAAAACGTGGTGCTCCTATTTTGGGAGAAATTGTGGGTTATGGGTTTTCATCTAATGGTGAACATATATCAAATCCAAATCTAGACGGCCAGGTTCGCGCTTTGAACATGGCACTTAAGCAACAAGATACCCCCGTAGAAGACATTAAATACATAAATGCCCATGCCACATCAACCGGCATTGGTGACAAATTTGAAGCGCAAGCCTTACACGAGGTCTTTCATAGCACACGTCCTTATGTGAGCTCTACCAAGTCTATGACCGGCCATGAGTGCTGGATGGCGGGGGCTAGCGAAATTGTATATTCATTATTAATGATGAATAATGATTTTATTGCGCCAAATATTAATTTTGCCAATCCAGATGAAGATTCTGCAAAATTGAATATTGCAACGAAAACTATTGAACAAAAATTTGACTGTTTCCTAAGCAACTCTTTTGGCTTTGGAGGCACCAACTCATCTCTGATAATTAAAAAGTATAAACCTTAA
- a CDS encoding HAL/PAL/TAL family ammonia-lyase, producing the protein MQLKDFEKFFDSGASFSVSDDTFALVEKSHQFLTDFSKDKIIYGINTGFGPMAQYKISKGDQEQLQYNLVRSHATGQGLKLDDEYVRAVMLCRINTLSLGHSGVSLGVIKQLETYIQNDICPVIPEHGSVGASGDLVQLAHLALGLIGEGKCSYKGNVRPVADVLNELNLEPLKLSLRDGLALINGTSCMSGIGMINLLHSTNLLSWTTLTGAIINELVEAYDDSFSKELNQVKKHRGQNQIAAAMRASLSDSKRIRKREDHLFKTDTGGDVIPNKEKVQEYYSFRCIPQVLGPIYDSIKNAKSILEEEISSANDNPIIDLEKQNVYHGGNFHGDYVAYEMDKLKIGITKLSMLCERQLNYLMNHQLNDRFPPFMNLGKLGLNFGVQGVQFTATSTTAENQTLSFPMSVHSIPNNNDNQDIVSMGSNAALMAKKVIDNSFQVLAIEAVAIAQAIDYIDEKEKLSANTLKFHKMIRNFVGTIKDDRFLAEEIAQLTNHLQGTKSFLQVDF; encoded by the coding sequence ATGCAACTTAAAGATTTCGAGAAATTTTTTGACTCAGGCGCAAGCTTCAGCGTATCTGATGACACATTTGCCCTAGTCGAAAAATCACATCAATTTTTAACCGATTTTTCAAAAGACAAAATTATATATGGAATCAATACGGGCTTTGGCCCTATGGCCCAGTATAAAATAAGCAAGGGGGATCAAGAGCAATTGCAGTACAATTTGGTACGTAGCCATGCTACAGGTCAAGGCCTCAAGCTTGATGACGAGTACGTGAGAGCCGTAATGCTTTGCCGCATCAATACGCTTAGCTTGGGTCATTCTGGTGTTAGCCTTGGCGTAATAAAGCAGCTTGAAACCTACATACAAAATGATATTTGCCCGGTAATTCCCGAACATGGTAGCGTAGGTGCCAGTGGTGATTTGGTTCAGTTAGCACATCTTGCCCTTGGCCTTATTGGTGAAGGAAAATGTAGCTACAAAGGTAATGTTCGTCCGGTAGCGGATGTGTTGAATGAATTAAACCTTGAGCCACTAAAACTAAGCTTGAGAGATGGTCTTGCTCTTATCAATGGAACATCTTGCATGAGCGGTATTGGAATGATTAACCTCTTGCACTCTACTAATTTATTGAGTTGGACTACCCTTACAGGAGCTATCATTAATGAATTGGTAGAAGCCTATGACGATTCGTTTTCGAAGGAATTGAATCAGGTGAAAAAGCACCGCGGACAGAATCAGATTGCTGCCGCCATGCGTGCAAGTCTTAGTGATAGCAAGCGTATTCGCAAAAGAGAGGATCACCTTTTTAAAACCGATACAGGTGGTGATGTAATCCCTAATAAGGAAAAAGTGCAGGAATATTATTCATTCCGCTGCATCCCTCAGGTATTGGGTCCTATTTACGACAGCATTAAGAATGCAAAAAGCATCCTTGAAGAAGAAATAAGCTCCGCCAATGACAACCCTATCATTGATCTGGAAAAACAAAACGTATATCATGGTGGTAATTTTCATGGAGACTATGTGGCCTATGAAATGGACAAACTGAAAATTGGTATTACAAAGCTTTCGATGCTTTGCGAGCGCCAGTTGAATTACTTAATGAACCACCAGCTCAATGACCGCTTCCCTCCTTTTATGAACTTGGGCAAGCTTGGGCTAAATTTTGGCGTACAAGGTGTACAGTTTACCGCAACCTCTACCACTGCCGAAAACCAGACCCTTTCATTTCCTATGTCTGTGCATTCTATTCCTAATAACAATGACAATCAAGACATTGTAAGTATGGGTAGTAATGCAGCACTGATGGCTAAAAAAGTAATTGACAATTCATTTCAGGTATTGGCGATTGAAGCCGTGGCAATAGCTCAAGCGATAGATTATATTGATGAAAAGGAGAAGCTTAGCGCAAACACGCTGAAATTTCACAAAATGATTCGCAATTTTGTAGGAACCATAAAAGACGACCGCTTTTTGGCCGAAGAAATTGCACAACTTACCAATCACTTGCAAGGCACAAAATCATTCCTTCAAGTAGATTTCTAA
- a CDS encoding polysaccharide deacetylase family protein, which translates to MTYNSFKILFVILTLAIAFLGWQGAISWLWIIGIILFGVAILSYGSATLQSNFFTPTFSKLKEPNELILTFDDGPHPNTLAILEVLKKHQAPATFFCIGKQAQQHPDILNQIISEGHIVGNHTQNHSNKWGWMRSKAVRYEIEEATKNLESLSGKPIHFFRPPFGVTNPRIGKVLRTLPLKIIGWDLRSLDTTIKNPEKLWQRIKPKLNNSSIILFHDTQEHTVEVLEKTLEYCQSHGIKIVSLADKIETPSHA; encoded by the coding sequence TTGACCTATAATTCCTTTAAAATACTGTTTGTAATCCTTACGCTTGCCATTGCATTTCTTGGCTGGCAAGGTGCTATTTCCTGGCTTTGGATAATCGGTATCATTCTGTTTGGTGTTGCCATTTTATCCTACGGTTCCGCCACACTTCAGTCCAACTTTTTTACGCCTACTTTCTCAAAGCTTAAAGAGCCAAATGAGCTCATCTTAACTTTTGACGATGGCCCGCATCCAAACACCTTGGCAATTCTCGAAGTACTAAAAAAACATCAAGCACCAGCAACTTTCTTTTGCATTGGTAAGCAAGCTCAGCAGCACCCTGACATCCTGAATCAAATAATTTCTGAAGGTCATATTGTGGGAAACCACACCCAAAATCATAGCAACAAATGGGGTTGGATGCGAAGTAAAGCAGTTCGATATGAAATTGAAGAAGCCACTAAAAATCTTGAATCCCTTTCGGGGAAACCAATTCATTTTTTCCGCCCACCTTTTGGTGTCACCAACCCTAGAATTGGCAAAGTGCTTAGGACGCTTCCGCTAAAAATTATTGGTTGGGATTTGAGAAGCCTGGATACCACTATCAAAAATCCTGAAAAGCTTTGGCAAAGGATAAAGCCCAAATTGAACAACAGTTCCATCATCCTGTTTCACGATACACAGGAGCATACAGTGGAAGTGCTGGAAAAGACTTTGGAATATTGCCAAAGCCATGGCATCAAAATTGTCTCTCTTGCTGACAAAATAGAAACACCCTCTCATGCATAA
- a CDS encoding LolA family protein, whose translation MHKIFTILISLFAIAGFAQEMKPAKDPEAVKAAFVAVNQSIQTFASPFKQSKELSFMNKPLISTGEFYYQKRDRLRWEYLKPIQYVMLINGEQVRIKEDGKVKSYSSAVNEIFKTVKEVILGCISGDILKNPDYEASYFENENTYQVKLKPIKKDLQGFMKEVNIFIDIKGKRFSHLILMDGSGDLTTIEFTKPKVNQELPKGIFDAL comes from the coding sequence ATGCATAAAATATTCACCATACTTATTTCGCTTTTCGCAATTGCCGGCTTTGCTCAGGAAATGAAACCTGCCAAAGATCCTGAGGCTGTAAAAGCTGCATTTGTTGCGGTAAATCAAAGTATCCAAACCTTTGCTAGCCCTTTTAAGCAAAGCAAAGAATTGAGCTTTATGAACAAGCCGCTGATTTCTACCGGTGAGTTTTATTACCAAAAAAGGGATCGCTTACGCTGGGAATACCTGAAGCCCATTCAATACGTGATGCTCATCAATGGAGAACAAGTTCGGATAAAGGAAGACGGAAAAGTGAAGAGTTACTCTTCTGCAGTAAATGAAATTTTTAAAACTGTAAAAGAGGTTATCCTTGGCTGCATCAGTGGTGATATTTTGAAAAATCCCGATTACGAAGCCAGCTATTTTGAAAATGAAAATACCTATCAGGTAAAACTAAAACCGATAAAAAAGGACCTTCAAGGCTTTATGAAAGAGGTGAATATTTTTATTGATATAAAGGGAAAACGCTTTAGCCATTTGATATTGATGGATGGCTCGGGAGATTTGACCACCATAGAATTCACAAAGCCCAAGGTGAATCAGGAGTTACCTAAAGGAATTTTTGATGCGCTTTAA
- a CDS encoding acyl-CoA thioesterase, which produces MSEQHLSHKTKFTVRFSEVDSMKVVWHGNYLKYFEDGREAFGLAHGLDYLKIYNSGHFTPIVHSEMNYKAPLRYGDSGIIETIFINTPAAKIIHEYNIRHAETGQLLVNGKTIQVFTSTDGILQLNNPSFYEEWKKSKGLL; this is translated from the coding sequence ATGAGTGAGCAGCACCTTAGTCATAAAACAAAATTCACCGTTCGCTTTAGCGAGGTAGATTCCATGAAAGTGGTATGGCATGGCAACTACCTAAAATACTTTGAAGACGGCCGGGAGGCCTTCGGCTTAGCTCATGGTTTGGATTACCTTAAAATTTACAACTCTGGCCACTTTACCCCTATCGTACATTCAGAGATGAACTATAAGGCACCGTTGCGCTATGGCGATTCAGGTATTATTGAAACCATTTTCATCAACACACCTGCTGCCAAAATCATCCATGAGTACAATATCAGACATGCCGAAACCGGACAACTTTTGGTAAATGGAAAAACCATTCAGGTTTTTACCAGCACTGACGGCATCCTTCAGTTAAACAATCCTTCTTTTTATGAAGAATGGAAAAAATCAAAAGGGCTGCTGTAG
- a CDS encoding beta-ketoacyl synthase N-terminal-like domain-containing protein → MNIYLGASGAINPLGNSVSSIFDAMKSGQTGIAKFPNAFDLGKDEFLGIIDEKLLPKGEGSKIYRMLNSSIQQTLEGLTDTSILKSPRTRLIVCSTKGDIDELEKGNPSGANLSRLGEHIQRKLQMKNEPLIVSSACISGLLGIINGARMIQQNLADHVLVVGADLVTKFTLSGFISFYATATGVSKPYDADRDGINLGEAAASTILSKDPSIFKKVEAEYLGGASANDANHISGPSRTGEGLFRSVKNALVDASLSAKSVDYISAHGTATSFNDEMESIAFDRHKMNEIPLNSFKGYFGHTLGAAGLLESLIGIESLRNNTLLKSYGFEKQGTSKNINVLSANKGGSFNTMLKTASGFGGSNAAGIFRKV, encoded by the coding sequence ATGAACATTTACCTTGGAGCATCGGGCGCAATCAATCCTTTGGGAAACTCTGTTTCGAGCATTTTTGATGCTATGAAATCAGGGCAAACGGGTATTGCAAAATTTCCCAATGCTTTTGATTTAGGTAAGGATGAATTCCTTGGAATAATTGATGAAAAACTTTTGCCGAAAGGTGAAGGTTCTAAAATATACAGAATGCTCAATAGCAGCATTCAACAAACTTTGGAGGGACTCACAGATACTTCCATCCTGAAATCCCCTCGTACTCGCCTGATTGTATGCTCCACAAAAGGAGACATTGATGAGTTGGAAAAAGGGAATCCATCAGGAGCAAATCTCTCAAGATTAGGAGAACACATTCAGCGAAAGCTGCAAATGAAAAATGAGCCGCTAATTGTTTCCAGTGCTTGTATTTCCGGTCTATTGGGAATAATAAATGGCGCCAGAATGATTCAGCAAAATTTGGCAGACCATGTATTGGTAGTTGGTGCAGATTTAGTCACCAAATTTACGCTGAGCGGGTTCATTTCATTTTATGCTACCGCCACTGGTGTAAGCAAACCTTACGATGCAGACCGAGATGGGATAAACTTAGGAGAAGCAGCCGCCAGCACAATTTTGAGCAAAGACCCTTCTATTTTCAAAAAAGTAGAAGCCGAATATTTGGGAGGCGCTTCCGCCAATGATGCTAACCACATTTCAGGACCATCACGCACTGGCGAAGGTTTGTTCCGAAGTGTAAAAAATGCATTGGTAGACGCCAGCCTTTCGGCAAAAAGTGTGGATTACATTTCAGCTCACGGCACGGCAACATCATTTAATGATGAGATGGAATCTATTGCATTTGACCGCCATAAAATGAACGAGATTCCACTTAATAGCTTTAAAGGATATTTTGGACACACATTGGGCGCAGCAGGACTTCTTGAAAGCTTAATTGGAATTGAATCCTTGCGGAACAATACTCTTCTAAAATCTTACGGTTTTGAAAAGCAAGGCACTTCCAAAAACATAAATGTGCTTAGCGCAAACAAGGGAGGTTCTTTTAATACAATGCTAAAAACAGCTTCCGGATTTGGAGGCTCTAATGCAGCTGGAATATTCAGGAAAGTATGA
- a CDS encoding beta-ketoacyl synthase chain length factor, with amino-acid sequence MYIGKSACISYQNTIADEALELLPISKMEEVTVIEPSYKELIKPALLRRMSSVLKMGTYAAMNCLGGGKIDPEAIIVGTGLGCVRDTISFLNQSIINDEQTLAPTAFIQSTHNSIGGQIALLLQNYRYNMTMVQNSVSFEMALLDAQLQLEIENLHHILVGGVDELTPELSELLKQLADKLGAQLPQLGQGSAFFNVSQSPNEETIAKVNLIETRQHFDGDFISTIGLDLSRYDLILNGGFNENLFPKEASVINFKEYCGEYFTAPAFASYLALQAIEGKLANMKNVSRVIVLNKFGNNYGAIGLERFDL; translated from the coding sequence ATGTATATAGGAAAGAGTGCTTGTATTTCATACCAAAACACCATTGCTGACGAGGCTTTAGAATTGCTACCGATCAGCAAAATGGAAGAAGTAACAGTGATTGAGCCTTCTTACAAAGAATTAATAAAACCTGCCCTTTTGCGCAGAATGAGCAGTGTTTTAAAAATGGGCACCTATGCTGCGATGAACTGCCTTGGTGGTGGCAAAATAGATCCCGAAGCTATTATTGTTGGAACTGGATTGGGGTGTGTAAGAGATACCATTTCTTTTTTGAACCAAAGCATCATCAATGATGAGCAAACCCTTGCTCCCACCGCATTTATACAATCTACCCACAATTCCATTGGAGGTCAAATAGCTTTGCTTTTGCAAAACTATCGTTACAATATGACGATGGTCCAAAACAGTGTTTCATTTGAAATGGCCCTGCTTGACGCACAATTGCAATTAGAAATTGAAAACCTCCACCACATTTTAGTGGGTGGTGTGGATGAGCTCACACCTGAATTATCCGAATTGTTAAAACAACTAGCTGATAAACTTGGAGCCCAATTACCTCAGCTTGGTCAAGGCTCAGCATTTTTTAATGTTTCACAATCACCAAACGAGGAAACCATAGCAAAGGTTAATCTGATTGAAACCCGTCAACATTTCGATGGAGATTTCATCAGCACCATTGGCCTTGACCTTTCTCGTTACGACTTGATTTTGAATGGAGGATTTAACGAAAATCTATTCCCAAAAGAAGCTTCTGTAATCAACTTCAAAGAATATTGTGGTGAGTATTTCACAGCTCCAGCCTTTGCTAGTTATTTAGCTTTGCAAGCTATAGAAGGTAAGCTGGCAAATATGAAAAATGTTAGTCGCGTGATTGTTTTAAATAAATTTGGCAACAACTATGGAGCCATTGGTTTAGAACGATTTGACCTATAA
- a CDS encoding beta-ketoacyl-[acyl-carrier-protein] synthase family protein, whose amino-acid sequence MKIAITGMGIVSAIGQNVEANKQSLIAEKTGIEKATLLQSRLTDTHLFGEVKISNEQLKQELNISADTLISRTSLLGIKAVKEALGQVSENKNLRTGLISGTSVGGMDRTEGFFREKIKEGKTDRITDLLTHDCGDTTDKIAEYFGGFTYVNTISTACSSSANTIMMGANLIKTGKLDRVIVGGIDPLSAFTANGFNSLMILDTEWCKPFSANRKGLNLGEGAAFLILESDKVSKDNSSKVIGYVSGYANANDAYHQTASSPDGRGATMAMTNALKMARVNPSEISYINAHGTGTNNNDESESTAINNVFGAAKPPISSTKAYTGHTLGAAGAIEAVFSVLALQNDWVFPNLNFQKQIAENDWEPALKMEDRPLKHVLSNSFGFGGNNSSLILSKA is encoded by the coding sequence ATGAAAATTGCCATTACAGGAATGGGTATCGTTTCGGCTATTGGCCAAAACGTGGAAGCCAATAAACAGTCGCTGATAGCTGAAAAAACAGGTATTGAAAAGGCTACTCTATTGCAATCGCGCCTTACTGACACTCACCTTTTTGGTGAAGTGAAAATTTCTAATGAGCAATTAAAACAAGAGCTAAATATTTCTGCTGACACTTTGATTTCTCGCACTAGTCTTCTCGGCATCAAGGCCGTGAAAGAAGCGCTGGGGCAAGTTTCAGAAAATAAAAACCTGCGAACCGGTCTTATTTCCGGCACTTCCGTGGGAGGTATGGACCGCACAGAAGGTTTTTTTCGCGAAAAAATAAAGGAAGGCAAAACCGACCGTATCACAGATTTACTCACACATGACTGTGGTGATACTACCGATAAAATAGCGGAGTACTTTGGTGGCTTCACTTACGTGAATACGATTAGTACCGCATGTTCCAGCTCGGCAAACACCATTATGATGGGAGCTAATCTCATCAAAACCGGCAAGCTCGATAGAGTTATTGTTGGCGGTATTGACCCTCTTTCTGCCTTTACGGCAAATGGGTTTAACTCTCTAATGATTTTAGATACGGAATGGTGTAAACCATTTTCGGCAAACCGAAAGGGACTAAACCTTGGTGAGGGTGCAGCATTTTTAATTTTGGAAAGTGATAAGGTGTCAAAAGACAACAGTTCTAAAGTGATTGGCTACGTTTCTGGTTATGCCAATGCGAATGACGCTTATCACCAAACGGCTTCTTCACCTGATGGAAGAGGGGCTACAATGGCAATGACTAATGCACTGAAAATGGCGAGAGTTAATCCTTCCGAAATTAGCTACATCAATGCTCACGGCACCGGAACCAATAATAATGATGAATCAGAGTCTACTGCTATAAACAATGTTTTTGGGGCTGCAAAACCACCAATAAGTTCTACCAAAGCATACACAGGACATACATTAGGCGCTGCAGGAGCTATAGAAGCAGTATTCTCAGTTTTGGCTTTACAAAACGATTGGGTGTTTCCAAACCTCAACTTTCAGAAACAAATTGCTGAAAATGATTGGGAGCCTGCACTCAAAATGGAAGACCGCCCGTTGAAGCATGTTCTCTCTAATTCCTTCGGTTTTGGTGGCAATAATTCATCACTCATACTCTCAAAAGCATAG
- a CDS encoding LpxL/LpxP family acyltransferase, with amino-acid sequence MAEWEGKSKGTPLGYKIFIFIINKIGTSAAYLLLYPVVAYYLVFSIQSNRAIKDYFSRLKAFSQKDIRTSLFRTYYNMGQALIDKIAIISDSELKFDIHREGMANLKAMDSQKTGGFLIGAHMGNWEIAGHLMKLYTTPVNIVLLDGEEEQIKNVMDDAMGARHFKTIPIKEDMSHIFKIHEAARNKEFICIHGDRFLPGSKSLEASFLGSPADFPAGPFVMASKLGLPVSFVYGMKESSTQYHFYCTKPILEATSKSEILKRYIHQLEEMVTRYPNQWFNFYPFWKSDKK; translated from the coding sequence ATGGCTGAATGGGAAGGCAAAAGTAAAGGCACACCCCTAGGTTATAAAATTTTCATTTTCATCATAAACAAGATTGGTACTTCAGCTGCCTATCTTTTGTTGTATCCGGTGGTAGCCTACTATTTGGTGTTTTCCATTCAATCCAATAGGGCTATCAAAGATTACTTTTCAAGGCTAAAAGCTTTCTCTCAAAAAGATATTCGCACATCTCTTTTCCGTACTTATTATAATATGGGACAAGCTCTCATTGATAAGATAGCTATCATATCTGACAGTGAGCTAAAGTTTGACATTCATCGAGAAGGCATGGCAAACCTCAAGGCCATGGACTCTCAAAAAACAGGTGGATTTCTGATTGGCGCTCACATGGGAAACTGGGAAATAGCTGGGCATCTGATGAAACTCTATACCACTCCCGTAAATATTGTACTGCTTGATGGTGAAGAAGAGCAAATAAAAAATGTGATGGATGATGCCATGGGTGCTCGTCATTTTAAAACCATCCCCATAAAAGAGGACATGTCTCATATTTTCAAAATACATGAAGCAGCCCGCAACAAGGAGTTTATCTGCATTCATGGCGACCGTTTTTTGCCAGGTTCAAAATCTCTAGAAGCTAGTTTTTTAGGAAGCCCTGCAGACTTCCCCGCTGGTCCTTTTGTAATGGCTTCAAAACTAGGGCTGCCAGTAAGTTTTGTGTACGGCATGAAAGAATCCTCTACACAGTATCATTTTTACTGTACAAAACCTATTTTAGAGGCCACTTCCAAAAGTGAGATTTTGAAAAGGTATATCCACCAACTAGAGGAAATGGTTACTCGCTATCCAAACCAGTGGTTTAACTTTTATCCTTTTTGGAAAAGTGATAAAAAATAA
- the fabG gene encoding 3-oxoacyl-ACP reductase FabG: MSKYALVTGGSRGIGKVICQKIAADLGYHVIINYSSNKAAAEETLKSIEEEGGEASLMQFNVTDAKAVEAALDKWHEENPGAVIEVLVNNAGITHDGLFMLMTDSQWSNVLDVSLNGFYNVSRQLMHKMLRNRYGRVVNVVSVSGQKGTPGQVNYSAAKAGVIGATKALAQEVAKRNITVNAVAPGFINTDMTKDLDQKEMLKFVPMNRFGEAEEVADLVSFLVSKKASYITGEVVNINGGIYS, from the coding sequence ATGAGTAAATATGCACTGGTTACAGGTGGCTCCAGAGGTATTGGTAAAGTTATTTGCCAAAAGATAGCTGCAGATTTAGGCTACCATGTTATCATAAATTATAGCAGTAATAAGGCTGCAGCCGAAGAAACCCTTAAAAGCATTGAAGAAGAAGGTGGCGAAGCTTCACTAATGCAATTTAATGTAACAGACGCTAAAGCCGTAGAAGCAGCTTTGGACAAATGGCATGAAGAAAACCCTGGTGCTGTGATTGAAGTATTGGTAAACAATGCTGGCATTACACATGATGGGCTTTTTATGCTGATGACAGACAGCCAGTGGAGTAATGTATTAGACGTAAGTCTAAACGGATTTTACAACGTAAGCCGTCAGCTCATGCACAAAATGCTGCGCAACCGCTATGGTCGCGTGGTGAATGTAGTTTCCGTTTCAGGCCAAAAAGGTACGCCCGGGCAAGTAAATTATTCTGCTGCCAAAGCAGGGGTAATTGGTGCTACTAAAGCATTGGCACAAGAAGTTGCCAAAAGAAATATTACCGTAAATGCTGTGGCTCCGGGTTTTATTAATACCGATATGACCAAGGATTTGGACCAAAAGGAAATGCTAAAATTCGTACCGATGAATCGCTTTGGCGAAGCAGAAGAAGTGGCTGACTTGGTAAGTTTTCTTGTTTCCAAAAAAGCTTCATACATTACCGGTGAAGTCGTAAACATTAATGGAGGCATTTATTCTTAA